In the Gammaproteobacteria bacterium genome, GGCCGGTTGATCAGCCGGGAGTTGATCGAAAGCATCCTGGCCCAGGAGCTGTCGTCAGCCGGTATGGTTGCCGAACCGGCCGTGCCGACCGCGGCGCCCGCCGCCAAGCTGGCGTCCGTCGACCAGCTGCGCCCCTATGCGAAGGTGCGTTCCGAGGAGACGGGCGACATTCTGGAGGCCCTGCGCCAGCAGCAGGGCAACAAGACGCGCGCCGCGATCAGCCTGGGCCTGACGCCCCGTCAGTTGCGTTACCGCATGCAGAAACTGGGTATCGAGAGCTGATCCGGTGCGGTACGGACAAAACGGACAAAGCGGTCACTCAAGTCGACATTGTCGACAATCCAGGCCGTGAACGGCGGGGTCGCGCGAGCAAAATAATTAGTAACTGTTTGTTTTATAATTAATTTTTAGTGTTGGCACAGGCGTTGCTCTCTCCAGAGTGAAGATTGATCACTCAACTTGAGGAGAGAACAACATGAGCACACCTGCCGAAACCGTTTCCACCACCGTCAGCTATCTGCGCCCCATCGATGCCGAAGGGCTGGAGGCGCTGGGAGAAAAAGGCAAGGCCAATCCCGATTCTGTCGTTACGCTCAAGGCCAAGACTGTCTGCGAGGGTCAGTTCCGCATGCAGACCTACGTGCGCGACCTGGCGCCGATGCTGATCGACGAACCGCCGCACCTGCTGGGCGAGAACAACGCTCCCAATCCTTCCGAGGCCGTGCTGGCGACCCTGGGTGCCTGCCTCGCGGTCGGCGTTCATGCCAATGCCACCGCGCGCGGCGTGAAGCTCACCAAGCTGGAACTGCAGCTCGAAGGCGACATCAACGTCACCGCCGTCTGGGGTACGGGTGATCTCGACGAAACCAAGCCGCTCGGTTTCACCGACGTGCGCGTCAAGATCGACGCCGAAGGCGACGCCCCCGAGGAGGTCATCGACGACATCATCGCGCATTCCAACGTCTGGTCTCCGGTGGCCAACACCCTGCGCCGCAACGTCAGCCTGGTCGTCGAGCCGGCCTGAGGCGTCAGCATCGGAGGACGTAACCATGAGTGAATCCGCAGCAAGTTTGGTCGACGAAGCGCCACAGGCGAGTGAGGTTCTGAGTGCCATGACGGAGATCGTCGAACGGGACCTGAAACCGCTCACCGTGCAGATCGATCTGGAAGGGCTGTATCCGGAATCCGTCATGCGCAAGCTCGGCGCTGCGGG is a window encoding:
- a CDS encoding OsmC family protein translates to MSTPAETVSTTVSYLRPIDAEGLEALGEKGKANPDSVVTLKAKTVCEGQFRMQTYVRDLAPMLIDEPPHLLGENNAPNPSEAVLATLGACLAVGVHANATARGVKLTKLELQLEGDINVTAVWGTGDLDETKPLGFTDVRVKIDAEGDAPEEVIDDIIAHSNVWSPVANTLRRNVSLVVEPA